From the genome of [Limnothrix rosea] IAM M-220:
CAGACGAAAATGGTGAAGGTCGGGCGGCGCTAGCGGCCTTTAATGTGGAAGGGATTCATGCTAATGACTTAGCGACATTGCTCGATCACGAAGGCGTTGCGATTCGCTCCGGACACCACTGTACCCAGCCTTTACACCGACTGTTTGATGCCTCTGGTAGTGCGAGAGCCAGCTTGTATTTTTACAATACTTTTGCAGAGATTGATCGGTTTGTGGCCGCGCTCAAAGAAACCATTGAGTTCTTTACCAGTATGGCTGCTTAGTTTTTTTATCACGCTAATTTGCTCTGTTTGTCGTCCTAAGACCATCAGGTTTTCCAGAGGGAAACTCGATACAATAGGCAACAGTTTTTCTTTTGGTCACTAATGTTAGAAAACCTCAGTTTGCAACTTTATCAACTTCAGCAATGGGGCGATCGCCTAGTCGATCAGCAACTGGATCACTGGAGTGTGCTGAGTATTTTTCTGGTATTTGGAGCTGGACTGTTAACGAGTTTGACTCCCTGCACTTTATCGATGTTACCGATCACGATTGGCTATATCGGCGGCGCAGAAGAAAAAACCCGCTTACAAACTATTTTTCAATCCATTTGGTTTGCGGTTGGTTTGGCGACAACCCTTGCAGCACTAGGGATTGTGGCGGCAGGCTTCGGACAAATTTATGGTCAAATTGGCATTGGTCTCCCGATTGTGGTCAGTGGGATCGCCATTGTGATGGGCTTAAATTTGCTGGAAATTATTCAAATTCAGTTTCCGTCCATCGGCGCAACAGACTGGATTACCAACGATTTACCGAAAGGCGTGCGGGCATATTTAGTCGGTTTAACCTTCGGTTTGGTGGCTTCTCCTTGTAGCACTCCCGTGTTGGCGACATTGCTCGCTTGGGTGAGTACGACCCATGATTTGGTTTTGGGCGCGGGGTTACTGTTGGCTTACACCCTCGGTTATGTGATGCCTGTTTTAATTGCGGGAATTTTTACGGCATCGCTAAAAAAACTTTTATCGCTACGGCAATGGTCGGGCTGGATTAATCCGGTGAGTGGCGCATTGCTTGTGGGCTTTGGCATTTTTTCCCTACTCATCCGCCTGCCCATCGGTTTATCCTAGATACTCTAGATTTGTGCAGAATCCCCCCGGCTTCGCCACTCCCCTTTGGAAGGGGGGCAAAGAGAAACTACATCTTACGTTCAGCTTTGAACTGATTGACTAATTACTTGATTTTTCAAAATTTCCTATGACGGCATCTGATTCTTCGGTTAATTCAAATTGGAGCGACTTCCCCCAAAAGCTTTGGCGTAAAGGTCTCAAGTGGATCGCAAATCTCAAGCTGGCGATCGCCCTTCTGCTGCTCATCGCGCTGTTTAGTATTGCCGGAACGGTGATTGATCAGAATGCGGGATTAGCTTTTTACCAAGCAAATTATCCAGAAGACCCGGCACTCTTTGGTTTTCTCACCTGGAAAGTCTTACTGGCCATGGGTTTAGACCATGTTTATACGACGTGGTGGTATGTGCTGCTGCTGGTTGTGTTTGGGGCGAGTTTGGTGGCCTGTACCTTCCGCCGTCAACTGCCTGCCCTGAAAGCGGCAAAAAACTGGAACTATTACAGCCAAGCGCGTCAATTTAAAAAGTTGGCTCTTAGTACAGAATTAAATCAAGGTTCCCTCGATACGCTGGTTCCCCACCTTGAGCAAAAACGCTACAAAATTGCTCGCGATGGTGACAAACTTTACGCCAACAAAGGGATTGCGGGACGGATTGGCCCGATTATTGTGCACATCGGCATGATTGTGACGTTGATTGGCTCGATTATTGGGGCGTTTGGGGGCTTTATGGCGCAGGAAATGATTCCTAGTGGTGTGAATTTCAAGGTGAATAATGTCTTTGAGGCGGGTCGTTTTGCCAATAGCGATCGCCCTTGGTCGGTGAATGTGAATCGCTTTTGGATTGATTACACGCCAAATGGGGATATTGACCAGTTTTATTCTGATCTCACCGTCGTGAGTGAAGATGGCTATGAGCTAGACCATGAGGTGATTTCGGTTAATCATCCGTTGCGTTACGACGGCATTACTTTCTATCAAACGAGCTGGGCGATCGCCGGCGTGCGGGTACAGCTCAATAACAGTCCTATTTTCCAACTGCCTGCTGCCCAAATCCCCACAGAAAATGGCGCAAAGCTTTGGGGTACGTGGGTTCCGACTGCGACGGATATGAGCACTGGTGTCTCGATTCTGATGCAAGATTTGCAGGGTAGTGCTCTAGTCTACG
Proteins encoded in this window:
- a CDS encoding cytochrome c biogenesis protein, which encodes MTASDSSVNSNWSDFPQKLWRKGLKWIANLKLAIALLLLIALFSIAGTVIDQNAGLAFYQANYPEDPALFGFLTWKVLLAMGLDHVYTTWWYVLLLVVFGASLVACTFRRQLPALKAAKNWNYYSQARQFKKLALSTELNQGSLDTLVPHLEQKRYKIARDGDKLYANKGIAGRIGPIIVHIGMIVTLIGSIIGAFGGFMAQEMIPSGVNFKVNNVFEAGRFANSDRPWSVNVNRFWIDYTPNGDIDQFYSDLTVVSEDGYELDHEVISVNHPLRYDGITFYQTSWAIAGVRVQLNNSPIFQLPAAQIPTENGAKLWGTWVPTATDMSTGVSILMQDLQGSALVYDAKGDLVGAVREGDRLDVDGISLKLVSLVGSTGLQIKADPGVPIVYAGFFLVMVGVVMSYISYSQVWALQDGDRFYFGGKTNRAQVTFERELLEIIQAIESTSTQTPVTN
- a CDS encoding cytochrome c biogenesis protein CcdA; amino-acid sequence: MLENLSLQLYQLQQWGDRLVDQQLDHWSVLSIFLVFGAGLLTSLTPCTLSMLPITIGYIGGAEEKTRLQTIFQSIWFAVGLATTLAALGIVAAGFGQIYGQIGIGLPIVVSGIAIVMGLNLLEIIQIQFPSIGATDWITNDLPKGVRAYLVGLTFGLVASPCSTPVLATLLAWVSTTHDLVLGAGLLLAYTLGYVMPVLIAGIFTASLKKLLSLRQWSGWINPVSGALLVGFGIFSLLIRLPIGLS